The following is a genomic window from Enterobacteriaceae endosymbiont of Donacia sparganii.
CAATACGATTACTATGATGCATATATTTCCCTATAAATTCTCCTTTAATACAACCTAAACGATTAATAAATATATTTTCTTTTAAAATCCCAATTAATTTTACTCTCTTTTTATCAAAAATTTCTCTTATTATAGATAAATTTGTTTGGTTATTTTCAAAAATATATTTTAAAATATTATTTCCAAACTTTATAAGTTCTATTGATTTTGCAACAAAATCTGTTTGACAATTTATTTCTAATAATATTCCAAAATTTTTTGTAACATAATCTAAAATTAATCCTTCTTTTGTTTTATTTTTAGATTTTTTAATAGATTCTATTTTAGAATATTTTCTTATATAATCTAAAGATTGTGTAATATTTCCTTTTGTTGCAATTAATGCTTTTTTACATTCTATAATACTAATACCTGTTATATTTCTTAATTTTTTTATTTTATTAATATCGATTTTCAATATTATCTCCTAATTTTTAAGATTTTTACTATTTAAATTTAAATTATTACCTAAAATAAATTTAGTTACATAATATAAATATAATTTGATAGCACGTATAGCATCATCATTAGCCGGTATAATAAAATTAATTCCTTCAGGATTTGAATTAGTATCTACAATAGCAAAAATAGGGATATTTAATTTTTTAGCTTCTTGAATTGCAATTTTTTCATGATATGCATCAATAACAAAGATTGCATCAGGTAATCCCCCCATATTTTTTATCCCACCTAAACTTCTTTCTAATTTTAACAATTCTCTATTACGTGTTAAAGCTTCTTTTTTTATTAATTGTTTAAATATTCCATTTTTACTTTGTAATTCTAGTTCTTTTAATCTTTTAATAGATTGTTTAACAGTTTTCCAGTTAGTTAACATCCCTCCTAGCCAACGATGATTAACGAAAAATTGTTTACAGTTAATTGCAGTTTCTTTAATTAAATTAGATGCAGCTTTTTTTGTACCAATAAATAAAATTTTACCTTTACGAGAACTTATTTTTTTTAATTCGGTTAAAGCAATATTAAACATTGGAATAGTTTTATCTAGATTAATAATATGTATTTTATTTTTATAACTAAAAATAAATTTTTTCATTTTAGGATTCCAAAAACGAGTTTGATGACCAAAATGAGCACCTACTTCAAACATTTTATTAATAGATATAAACATAATTATTTATCCTTATTTTCTATATATTTAAAATAATATTATATAATTAATATTTATACAAAAAATAATTTAATTAATTTATATAATTATTTGAAATATTATTTAATTTTAATTTAATTATTTATAATATAACATTTATTATTGTATAATTAAGTATTTTATAAAAAGAAAATAATGAAAATATTTATTAAAAATTCTGAAGAAATAAAAAAAATTTATAAATCTTGTCAATTAGCAGCAGAAGTATTAGAAATGATAGAAGCCTATATATTACCTGGAATTAGTACGGAAGAAATAAATAATATATGCCACAATTATATTACTAAAATTCAAAAAGCTAAACCAGCTACTTTAGGATATAAAGGTTTTCCAAAGTCAATATGTATTTCTAAAAATAATGTTGTATGTCATGGAATTTCTAATAAAAATGACATATTAAAAAATGGTGATATTGTTAATATAGATGTAACAATTTTATATAATAATTATTATGGTGATACATCAAAAATGTTTTTTGTCGGGAATAATATTTCAATAGAATCTAAATTATTATGTTTAACTGCTCAAAAAAGTTTATATAAGGCTATTAATATTTTAAAACCTGGTATTAGATTATATAAAATTGGGCAAGTAATTCAAAATTATGTAGAATCGAAAAAATTTTCTGTTGTAAGAAATTATTGTGGTCATGGTATAGGTAAAAATTTTCATGAAAATCCTCAAATTTTACATTATAAATCAAATGATTATGGTTTTTTATTAAAACCAGGAATGATTTTTACTATTGAACCTATGATAAATGTTGGACATTATGATGTATACATAACAAATGATAATTGGACAGTAAAAACTAAAGATAAAACTAATTCTGCTCAATATGAGCATACTGTACTTATTACTAATTCTGGTAGTAAAATTTTAACTATAAGACAAGAAGAAAAAAAAAAATTTATGAAAATATAAATTTGATATAATTAAGTAATTAAATTTTTTTAATTACTTAATTATATCAAAATTTATTAGTTACTATTAATTGTCTAAAAAACTTTTTAATATTTCTGACCTACTTGGATGTCTTAATTTTCTTAATGCTTTTGCTTCTATTTGCCTAATCCTCTCTCTAGTTACATCAAATTGTTTACCTACTTCTTCTAAGGTATGATCGGAATTCATATCAATACCAAATCTCATTCTTAATACTTTTGCTTCTCTTGGTGTTAAACTAGATAATATGTTATATGTAGCTACTCTTAAACTTTCTGAAGTTGCAGAATCTAATGGTAATTCTAAAGTATTATCTTCAATAAAATCACTTAAGTGTGATTCTTCATCATCTCCTATAGGAGTTTCCATAGAAATAGGTTCTTTTGCTATTTTTAATACTTTTCTAATTTTATCTTCGGGGATAAGCATATGTTCGGATAATTCTTCTGGTGTAGGTTCTCTTCCTA
Proteins encoded in this region:
- the tsf gene encoding translation elongation factor Ts, encoding MKIDINKIKKLRNITGISIIECKKALIATKGNITQSLDYIRKYSKIESIKKSKNKTKEGLILDYVTKNFGILLEINCQTDFVAKSIELIKFGNNILKYIFENNQTNLSIIREIFDKKRVKLIGILKENIFINRLGCIKGEFIGKYMHHSNRIGVIIRSNLDNLLLMKQISMHIAMLKPDYIQKKNIPINIINHEYQLQKNIALKNNKSKIIMQKIVEGRIKKFINNITLYNQKFLLDNNKTVFHFLNENKMKILKFICFELGTNIIKN
- the rpsB gene encoding 30S ribosomal protein S2, whose protein sequence is MFISINKMFEVGAHFGHQTRFWNPKMKKFIFSYKNKIHIINLDKTIPMFNIALTELKKISSRKGKILFIGTKKAASNLIKETAINCKQFFVNHRWLGGMLTNWKTVKQSIKRLKELELQSKNGIFKQLIKKEALTRNRELLKLERSLGGIKNMGGLPDAIFVIDAYHEKIAIQEAKKLNIPIFAIVDTNSNPEGINFIIPANDDAIRAIKLYLYYVTKFILGNNLNLNSKNLKN
- the map gene encoding type I methionyl aminopeptidase, with product MKIFIKNSEEIKKIYKSCQLAAEVLEMIEAYILPGISTEEINNICHNYITKIQKAKPATLGYKGFPKSICISKNNVVCHGISNKNDILKNGDIVNIDVTILYNNYYGDTSKMFFVGNNISIESKLLCLTAQKSLYKAINILKPGIRLYKIGQVIQNYVESKKFSVVRNYCGHGIGKNFHENPQILHYKSNDYGFLLKPGMIFTIEPMINVGHYDVYITNDNWTVKTKDKTNSAQYEHTVLITNSGSKILTIRQEEKKKFMKI